From the Nymphalis io chromosome 1, ilAglIoxx1.1, whole genome shotgun sequence genome, one window contains:
- the LOC126768139 gene encoding lipase member H-like: MKQLALLASIISVCFANILKDSKERYQEGDRYFLFPGDGDGQLHLVDIKAPIDNRIIKSSRHPSNNNYWLFTRSHPTVAEILVYDDVNSIKSSDFNMEKTTVFLVHGWLGNGNNEMNKILTKAFLENDDVNVIVFDWSELAGHNYITAKNGVAALGEGLGTFINWLVSLGASYDRMHLVGFSLGAHIVGNAGRSTHSQVKRITALDPAGPLWKKDANRLKNTNARYVEVIHTNTFMFGYMDPLGDADFYPNGGSSMPGCLINVCSHSKGYEYMADSVKYNNLNANECNNLNDVKRNRCNGDLYPMGNSDLNKSRSGIFRVNTK; this comes from the exons ATGAAGCAACTTGCATTATTAGCTTCAATCATATCAG TTTGTTTCGCAAATATTCTCAAAGATTCAAAAGAACGTTATCAAGAGGGAGATCGTTACTTTCTCTTTCCTGGCGATGGAGATGGTCAGCTACATCTCGTTGATATTAAAGCGCCAATTGACAATCGTATCATCAAATCATCCCGACACCCAAGCAACAACAACTATTGGCTATTTACCAG ATCTCACCCCACAGTAGCAGAAATTCTCGTGTACGATGACGTCAACAGTATTAAAAGCTCTGATTTTAATATGGAAAAAACTACAGTATTTCTCGTTCACGGCTGGCTTGGAAATggaaataatgaaatgaataaaatacttacaaaag CGTTTTTGGAAAATGACGATGTCAATGTCATAGTTTTCGATTGGAGCGAATTAGCCGGTCACAACTACATAACAGCGAAGAATGGTGTTGCCGCTTTAGGAGAAGGTCTTGGCACGTTCATTAATTGGCTTGTATCATTAGGAGCTTCCTATGATAGGATGCATCTTGTGGGATTCAGTCTCGGAGCCCACATTGTGGGTAACGCAGGTCGTTCTACTCATTCTCAAGTTAAGAGAATAACAg cCCTAGACCCTGCCGGTCCATTGTGGAAGAAAGATGCAAATCGTCTAAAAAATACCAATGCACGATATGTCGAAGTAATTCACACAAATACCTTTATGTTTGGTTATATGGATCCATTGGGTGACGCCGATTTCTATCCGAATGGAGGTTCGAGTATGCCAGGTTGCTTGATCAACGTTTGTTCCCATAGCAAAGGTTACGAGTACATGGCGGATTCGGTGAAATATAACAACCTTAACGCTAATGAATGCAATAATTTAAACGATGTAAAAAGAAACCGCTGTAATGGAGATCTTTACCCAATGGGCAATAGCGATTTAAATAAGTCGCG gtcGGGAATTTTTCGCGTCAACacgaaatga